One stretch of Plasmodium vivax chromosome 8, whole genome shotgun sequence DNA includes these proteins:
- a CDS encoding hypothetical protein, conserved (encoded by transcript PVX_094705A) has product MNDKKRSSTCLMAEGVPCSDDKEAKLEGERNIKNLTALLNCYTNHDAQDDISDFLASSYRSFLTNCISEELKCATSRDLNHLIGACLDVIRNNHQTFMYQNIYFISLNTFFFLLNKVDNVSEYLECLSCRIFYDLIFANLWGEGNHIEIFAKLNYINFFISSRIFSNIMGTSDDEDDVATPPVSKIVSLLSIALLADERGTPTWGRNRGIGSTARRVSKNVNQGNHGSTILTNDAQGSPFLSRPCIFPHLRGSPPLPHMDLQNGETFASQINDKVLLYKRQKTGVYKHPFEEAKEKNDQRRGDSDTAVVPSKEEIIFKIYQTVIQLVIKFDLTIYIIHECITVLLNVCEKWHQELLLYDFLWLQKFFLKNDTTERAQRFIAFLIQLITKCEKKTQKWLFFKLLKDFDSFLNLLFVSNSDIRAYAKECLLSLNVANSPLHSDEKGVNQRGGTATISRSCRIATHAQSQFCKIINLILFHMDYISHVSTDQPVDEDAKETKYDEFFKSTIGQEPLLKRYINEQVNVKKGKLFRKDKNDPDKNTIIRNNIVEMENLVKTLDCLLALIPDKTSASVCFIFFFIHILKLMKKVSKNGHLEFPKEFFFFVKHLFIQAVYVLESVDRMEEKLASGQKGRSIIDHFSIENEASYNKNGSETLFEQREVKKTIERIKQRAKGRSEKPLLSLLEEMYSTVVLFLMPNEEKWAFLNSSNGYFFKQVLLRVSHFCHKKGGSINMMKFFFLDSVFRRIKKRTKWKWSHRKVHHEQYHQWYRHPCAYLDEGGTISLKGQLNYRKYASLLFEKTEYISGEKAFHFAFCLDFLKTFILFDKSLSYDSKWGKYKRLIISICKAPIFKYKFFLPATNTSSCFSQAVAVLHNVYLSIYRSGRGKKLLHEISLLLLLCCDKALRSIKRDNVIFYGEKAGSKRYYKMRRSSLDTSNDGGKTKSCEEDEPIKITNTFEKPFKEYYLNNSLPVFIKCLSALTDIVKLNIMGCCTVGNTRVIIKKSKIEKRKKKRRAYLKSERSLILLNHRYMSNFCKCLMRRTSEDFFYSARKYVLSFIQHFIALNTILTLKYKFRSRNSLSVDKILSFCFYNIFTDHDVSVFSIIHSIAFSLKNYLTLCGAKVKKPNHYLAVCDDLIFQIVDEYYSYDFPETNLWEEYISKTVSFDSLKHTSVDCPGG; this is encoded by the exons ATGAACGATAAGAAAAGGAGCAGCACGTGCTTAATGGCTGAGGGGGTCCCCTGCTCGGATGATAAAGAGGCCAAATTGGAAGGCGAaaggaacataaaaaatttaactgCTCTGTTAAATTGTTACACAAATCATGATGCTCAGGATGACATCAGCGATTTTTTAGCTAGCTCCTATAGGAGCTTCCTAACGAATTGTATAAGTGAAGAATTGAAGTGTGCCACTAGCAGAGATCTGAACCATTTAATCGGGGCATGTCTTGATGTCATTAGGAACAACCACCAAACGTTCATGTaccaaaatatttatttcatcagCCTgaatacgtttttttttttgctaaacaAGGTGGATAACGTGAGTGAGTACTTGGAATGTTTGTCGTGCAGAATTTTTTacgatttaatttttgctaACCTTTGGGGTGAAGGCAATCATattgaaatatttgcaaaattgaattatattaatttttttatctcatcGAGGATTTTTAGCAACATCATGGGGACGTCAGATGACGAGGATGATGTGGCCACTCCCCCCGTTAGCAAAATTGTGAGTCTCCTATCTATCGCACTGTTGGCTGATGAGAGGGGGACTCCCACTTGGGGAAGAAACAGGGGGATAGGCAGTACCGCAAGAAGGGTGAGCAAAAACGTCAATCAGGGCAATCATGGCAGTACCATTTTGACGAATGACGCACAGgggtctccttttttaagccGCCCCtgcatttttccccatttgcgaGGCAGCCCTCCGCTCCCCCACATGgatcttcaaaatggggaaacatTCGCCAGCCAGATTAATGACAAAGTGTTGCTATATAAAAGACAGAAAACGGGTGTATATAAACACCCGTTTGAAgaggcaaaagaaaaaaatgatcaacgTAGGGGTGATTCTGACACGGCTGTGGTTCCCTCGAAggaggaaataatttttaaaatttaccaaACGGTTATTCAGTTGGTCATCAAATTTGACTTAACCATTTACATCATCCACGAATGCATAACTGTGCTGCTAAATGTGTGTGAGAAATGGCACCAAGAGTTACTGCTATATGATTTTCTTTGGCTACAGAagtttttcctaaaaaatgacacaaCGGAAAGGGCGCAACGGTTTATTGCCTTCCTAATACAGCTAATTACAAAGTgtgaaaagaaaacgcaGAAATGGCTATTTTTTAAGCTGCTAAAAGATTTTGATTCCTTTTTGAACCTCCTGTTTGTGTCCAACTCGGATATACGCGCGTACGCAAAGGAGTGCCTACTGTCTCTAAATGTTGCGAACTCTCCTTTGCATAGCGATGAAAAGGGGGTCAATCAGCGTGGCGGTACCGCAACAATCAGCAGATCGTGCCGCATAGCAACCCATGCTCAAAGtcagttttgcaaaatcataaatttaattttgttccaCATGGATTATATCAGTCATGTTAGCACTGACCAACCGGTAGACGAAGACGCCAAAGAAACAAAGTATGAtgagttttttaaaagcacAATCGGGCAAGAGCCTCTGCTGAAAAGGTATATAAACGAGCAagttaatgtaaaaaaagggaaattatttcgtaaagataaaaatgacCCAGATAAAAACACCATCATCAGAAATAATATAgtcgaaatggaaaatttgGTTAAAACGCTGGACTGCCTTTTGGCTCTTATTCCAGATAAGACCAGCGCCAGTgtgtgctttattttttttttcatacacaTTTTGAAGTTAATGAAAAAGGTaagtaaaaatgggcacTTGGAATTTCCGAaagaatttttcttctttgtgAAACATTTATTCATCCAGGCAGTGTACGTGCTCGAAAGCGTAGACAGGATGGAGGAAAAACTTGCGAGTGGTCAGAAAGGCCGATCCATAATCGATCACTTCAGCATAGAAAATGAAGCCagctataataaaaatgggagTGAGACCCTATTTGAGCAGagagaagtgaaaaaaacgaTTGAGCGGATAAAACAGAGAGCtaaggggagaagcgaaaaaCCGCTGCTTTCCCTGCTAGAGGAAATGTATTCCACagttgtattatttttaatgccaAATGAGGAGAAGTGGGCCTTCCTAAATTCGTCCAatggttattttttcaaacaaGTTCTGCTAAGAGTATCTCATTTTtgccacaaaaaggggggaagtatAAACATGAtgaagttcttttttttggacagCGTTTttagaagaattaaaaaaaggaccaAGTGGAAATGGAGTCACAGGAAGGTGCACCATGAGCAGTATCATCAGTGGTACCGTCACCCGTGTGCTTATCTTGATGAGGGGGGCACTATTTCGCTAAAGGGGCAACTAAATTATAGGAAGTATGCTTCCCTTCTTTTCGAAAAGACGGAGTATATATCGGGAGAGAAGGCctttcattttgcgttttGCCTAGATTTTCTAAAAACGTTTATCCTCTTTGACAAATCGTTGAGTTACGACTCAAAgtggggaaaatataaaaggcTAATTATAAGCATATGCAAAgctcccatttttaaatacaaatttttcttaCCCGCAACGAACACGAGCAGCTGCTTCTCCCAGGCAGTTGCAGTTCTGCACAATGTCTATCTATCCATTTATAGGAGTGGAAGGGGTAAGAAATTATTGCATGAAATTTCTCTTCTGCTACTGCTATGCTGTGACAAAGCGTTGAGAAGCATTAAGAGGgataatgttattttttatggggAAAAGGCGGGTTCTAAAAGGTAttacaaaatgaggaggagtTCCTTAGATACTTCCAACGATGGAGGCAAAACGAAGAGCTGTGAAGAGGATGAACCCATTAAAATCACAAATACGTTTGAAAAACCGTTCAAggaatattatttaaataattccttacccgtttttataaaatgctTGAGCGCCTTAACAGACATAGTCAAATTAAACATCATGGGGTGCTGCACAGTTGGCAACACGCGGGTGATAATCAAAAAATCGAAAAttgagaaaaggaaaaagaaaagacgTGCCTATCTAAAGAGTGAAAGAAGCTTAATTCTACTCAATCACAGATATATGagcaatttttgtaaatgccTCATGAGAAGAACGAGCGAGGATTTTTTCTACAGCGCTCGAAAGTATGTGCTGAGTTTTATTCAGCACTTCATCGCGCTGAACACCATTTTAACGCTCAAGTATAAATTCAGAAGTCGCAACAGTTTAAGCGTAGATAAAATTTTGagcttttgtttttataacattttcaCCGATCATGATGTGAGCGTTTTTTCAATAATACACTCTATTGCCTTTTCCTTGAAAAATTACCTAACGCTATGTGGGGCAAAAGTTAAAAAGCCAAACCATTATCTGGCTGTGTGCGATGATTTAATATTCCAGATTGTTGATGAGTATTACTCCTACGATTTCCC CGAAACGAATTTATGGGAGGAGTACATATCCAAAACGGTTAGCTTTGACTCGTTGAAGCACACAAGCGTGGATTGCCCCGGAGGGTAA